In a genomic window of Quercus lobata isolate SW786 chromosome 4, ValleyOak3.0 Primary Assembly, whole genome shotgun sequence:
- the LOC115983954 gene encoding F-box/LRR-repeat protein 25-like, with amino-acid sequence MEKTVQPSNKCKRNHVGLEDRISRFPDEILVSILSFLTFEEAVRTSVLSHRWKHLWPFFTGSLDFDDPDTMWDIADEKKQLKVERNNFAKRVNRILKLHQGSNIDEFRVCFEFNRYSKHRIDGWIDFAMSKRVKRLELDFTPTWVCKSQMRYTFPHERFTKLESSVGVSCIESLMSLTLMNVRVTGKLLEHLLSNCPLLERLHVSDSDDLVTLKVCGSSLRLKYLHIIHCLEFKSIEIFAPNLESLGLVGRQTEMHVNHAPCLLDVRIGGSKPVNFAICPLSSYLLSYRV; translated from the exons ATGGAGAAGACAGTTCAACCTTCCAATAAG TGCAAGAGGAACCATGTGGGTTTGGAGGATAGGATAAGTCGGTTCCCAGACGAAATACTAGTCTCTATTCTGTCTTTCTTGACTTTTGAAGAAGCAGTCAGAACTAGTGTTCTTTCGCACCGATGGAAACATCTGTGGCCATTCTTCACTGGTAGTTTGGACTTTGATGATCCGGATACAATGTGGGACATTGCGGACGAAAAGAAACAATTGAAAGTCGAAAGGAATAATTTTGCGAAAAGGGTGAACCGTATTCTAAAATTACATCAAGGCTCAAATATAGACGAGTTCAGAGTATGTTTTGAGTTTAATAGATATTCTAAACATCGCATTGATGGATGGATTGACTTTGCAATGTCAAAGAGAGTTAAGAGGCTTGAATTGGACTTTACACCAACATGGGTATGCAAGAGTCAAATGCGTTATACATTTCCACATGAACGGTTTACAAAACTTGAAAGTTCTGTTGGAGTATCTTGCATCGAGTCCCTGATGTCCCTCACTCTAATGAATGTACGTGTAACTGGCAAGCTTCTTGAGCACTTGCTATCCAATTGTCCCTTGCTTGAAAGATTACATGTCTCTGATTCTGATGATCTAGTGACTTTGAAGGTTTGTGGTTCATCACTGCGGTTGAAGTACTTACACATAATACATTGTTTAGAATTTAAAAGTATTGAGATTTTTGCACCAAATCTTGAGTCTTTGGGCCTCGTTGGTAGACAAACCGAGATGCATGTTAATCATGCACCTTGTCTGCTAGATGTACGTATAGGGGGAAGCAAACCTGTGAATTTTGCAATTTGCCCTCTTTCAAGCTACCTTCTCAGCTACAGAGTTTGA
- the LOC115987763 gene encoding uncharacterized protein LOC115987763 isoform X1 gives MAENPKEMENPEEVKLHSAFLADFGAIHQELMDQEAKTAQAEAAAAEMAETLKLELVLPITYMQEAKALSKLHEEYEFKGSVELLHQGLSMAERRELLEVAKAYMLKLSGKYWSNFHLEFGNGSSFVITLACNTNVQ, from the exons ATGGCGGAAAATCCAAAGGAAATGGAGAATCCAGAGGAAGTGAAGCTCCACAGTGCGTTCTTGGCAGATTTTGGGGCTATTCATCAGGAACTTATGGATCAAGAAGCCAAAACGGCGCAAGCTGAAGCTGCAGCTGCTGAGATGGCAGAGACATTGAAGCTTGAACTTGTTTTGCCTATTACCTACATGCAGGAAGCTAAGGCACTCTCAAAGCTCCATGAGGAGTACGAATTTAAGGGTTCTGTGGAGCTCCTCCACCAGGGTCTTTCCATGGCTGAGAGGAGAGAATTATTGGAGGTCGCTAAAGCCTACATGCTCAAACTCA GTGGAAAATATTGGAGCAACTTTCACTTGGAGTTTGGAAATGGAAGCTCTTTTGTAATTACTTTAGCTTGTAATACTAATGTTCAATGA
- the LOC115987763 gene encoding uncharacterized protein LOC115987763 isoform X2 — translation MAENPKEMENPEEVKLHSAFLADFGAIHQELMDQEAKTAQAEAAAAEMAETLKLELVLPITYMQEAKALSKLHEEYEFKGSVELLHQGLSMAERRELLEVAKAYMLKLSN, via the coding sequence ATGGCGGAAAATCCAAAGGAAATGGAGAATCCAGAGGAAGTGAAGCTCCACAGTGCGTTCTTGGCAGATTTTGGGGCTATTCATCAGGAACTTATGGATCAAGAAGCCAAAACGGCGCAAGCTGAAGCTGCAGCTGCTGAGATGGCAGAGACATTGAAGCTTGAACTTGTTTTGCCTATTACCTACATGCAGGAAGCTAAGGCACTCTCAAAGCTCCATGAGGAGTACGAATTTAAGGGTTCTGTGGAGCTCCTCCACCAGGGTCTTTCCATGGCTGAGAGGAGAGAATTATTGGAGGTCGCTAAAGCCTACATGCTCAAACTCAgtaactga